The window ACCATTTTTTTATCTATCGCAGCAGGAAGTACAAATCCACCATTGTAATCTGTGTGTTCTCCGATTAAATTAATCCTTCCTGGAGAATAAACCAGCAATGGCTCTTGATCGAAAATGTCTATAAATGTATTTTTTATTGATTGATACATGATATTAGGGTTTAGCGGGTAGAGAATTTAAAAGTTGTTTTTGAAAAGAAGTCTTCCTCTGGCCTTAACACAACGGAAGGGAAAGCTTTTTGATTGATACTGTCTGGGAAATGCTGCGTTTCTAGACAGATTGCGGCATTTTTCTTATACGAGGTTTCATTTTTTCCTTTGATACTTCCGTCAAGATAGTTTGAAGTATAAATCTGAACGCCAGGCTCTGTAGTGGAAAGTTTCAAGGCTCTTCCACTTTTTGGCTCGTAAAGAGAAAGGCAATCTTCATGAATGTCTAATGCAAATGAATGATCTATCCCATTCCCATATTTCAATTGCCTATCATTCTGCTCAAGGGACTTTCCAATTTCTTTCTCTTCCAGAAAATCAAATGGCGTATTTCCCACAGATTTCAACTCACCTGTCGGAAAACTCTTGTCATCAACAGGTAAAAAATGCTTTGCTGCAATCTGGAGTTGATGATTTAAAATGTCTTTAGAAAAATCCCCACTTAAGTTGAAATAGGAATGATTTGTAGGATTTAAGATTGTTGTCTTATCTGTTTTTCCATGATATTCAAGAGTCAAGTCACCATCAAAACTAATCATATAAATCACTTGCATTTTGATATTTCCGGGATAGTTTTCCTCTCCTTCGGGACTTATCAGAGAAAACTCTATGCCAAGGATCTTTTCGTTTTCAATAAGCTTGGCCTTCCACACTTTTCTATCCCACCCATGTTTGCCACCATGAAGGTGAGTTGAACCTTGATTTGGCTCCAACTTGTAGCTTATACCTTCTAAATCAAATTGATTACCTTTGATTCTACCCCCTATT is drawn from Belliella baltica DSM 15883 and contains these coding sequences:
- a CDS encoding aldose epimerase family protein, yielding MSSQPTIKYEPFGVAPNGEEIQLYTLEIPGIIKASVMNYGATLTHLYVPDRHGKMEDIVLGFDDFEGYLSEDYQENYCYLGSTIGRIGGRIKGNQFDLEGISYKLEPNQGSTHLHGGKHGWDRKVWKAKLIENEKILGIEFSLISPEGEENYPGNIKMQVIYMISFDGDLTLEYHGKTDKTTILNPTNHSYFNLSGDFSKDILNHQLQIAAKHFLPVDDKSFPTGELKSVGNTPFDFLEEKEIGKSLEQNDRQLKYGNGIDHSFALDIHEDCLSLYEPKSGRALKLSTTEPGVQIYTSNYLDGSIKGKNETSYKKNAAICLETQHFPDSINQKAFPSVVLRPEEDFFSKTTFKFSTR